The Musa acuminata AAA Group cultivar baxijiao chromosome BXJ1-3, Cavendish_Baxijiao_AAA, whole genome shotgun sequence genome window below encodes:
- the LOC135617882 gene encoding transcription factor bHLH94-like, translated as MALEAAVFQHGFAMKEIHNMGGAAWRYDFGAGPLQEEEKRVLIECEIGGGGGGEGREVVDGKRGCNWDTCCSTIAQNPDDWDVKPSSPAPKKTGEELGAAAVFQEAVAGRRKRRRVKRFKNKEEVENQRMTHIAVERNRRKLMNEYLAVLRSLMPASYAQRGDQASIVGGAINFVKELEHLVQSLEARKRIRGRSQAAPFADFFTFPQYSSSPSSTASDGSTGDAVADIEVTIFESHANIKIFSRWRPRQLLELVLGLQGLRLTTLHLNVTTVDEMVLYCFSLKVEDDCQCTSVDVIATAVHQIIVRVEAEAAQN; from the exons ATGGCGCTGGAAGCTGCGGTGTTCCAACACGGCTTCGCCATGAAGGAGATTCACAACATGGGAGGTGCAGCATGGCGCTATGACTTTGGTGCTGGTCCGTtgcaagaggaggagaagagagtccTGATAGAGTGCGAGataggtggtggtggcggcggcgaagGTCGGGAGGTGGTTGATGGAAAGCGTGGGTGTAATTGGGACACTTGTTGCTCCACCATAGCGCAAAACCCCGACGATTGGGATGTGAAACCATCGTCGCCGGCGCCGAAGAAGACCGGGGAGGAACTCGGCGCGGCTGCTGTTTTCCAAGAGGCGGTGGCAGGCCGGCGGAAGAGGCGGCGGGTTAAGAGATTCAAGAACAAGgaagaggtggagaaccagaggaTGACTCACATTGCGGTGGAGCGCAACCGGCGGAAGCTGATGAACGAGTACCTCGCGGTGCTCCGGTCGCTCATGCCGGCCTCCTACGCCCAAAGG GGTGATCAAGCTTCCATAGTTGGAGGTGCCATAAACTTCGTTAAAGAGCTCGAACACCTGGTCCAATCTCTCGAGGCTCGGAAGCGGATCAGAGGAAGATCTCAGGCAGCTCCTTTTGCTGACTTCTTCACCTTCCCTCAGTACTCCTCAAGCCCCTCAAGCACTGCCAGCGATGGCAGTACCGGCGACGCGGTGGCGGACATCGAGGTCACCATCTTTGAGAGCCATGCCAACATCAAGATCTTCTCGAGGTGGCGACCCAGGCAGCTGCTGGAGTTGGTGCTGGGATTGCAAGGCCTGCGGCTGACGACGCTACACCTCAACGTGACCACCGTCGACGAAATGGTTCTCTACTGCTTCAGTCTCAAG GT
- the LOC135617888 gene encoding E3 ubiquitin-protein ligase ATL31-like, which yields MAYAGFVVLPLTLLLLSARCAHAQPSAPPSDNYNPYFGAPSFNPTTAIVIVFLVSAFFLVGFISIYIRHCAGADPRGPVAGAAARSRMLPWQQQQQQRGLSPKVIETFPTLVYSEVKGLKLGKGALQCAVCLSEFEDDDALRLLPRCSHAFHPDCIDTWLTSHVTCPVCRSNLAEAADDEPPPVVFPALEAPVPSPQGREEEALPTPPSPAGQATIVVDQSAGEDKKAELAQIERLRREVGSRSWRRPPKLPRSHSTGHSVALPGDYVDRYTLRLPEHVRKEIFAARELHRSTSWDALPTADEGSSRRGYRGTGIGGGGTGEGSSCGGRSVRLGRSDRWPSFFIRTLSMKVPAWATARRADGGDESVKKGVGECSSSGKFAAVRTPFNCLGGRGDDDESSAAALAGRV from the coding sequence ATGGCGTACGCCGGCTTCGTCGTTCTCCCGCTTACGCTGCTTCTGCTCAGCGCCCGGTGCGCCCACGCCCAGCCCTCCGCGCCGCCCTCAGATAACTACAACCCTTACTTCGGGGCGCCCAGCTTCAACCCGACCACGGCCATCGTGATCGTGTTCCTCGTGAGCGCCTTCTTCCTCGTGGGGTTCATCTCCATCTACATCCGCCACTGCGCCGGCGCCGACCCTCGTGGACCCGTGGCTGGTGCGGCCGCCCGGTCGCGGATGCTgccgtggcagcagcagcagcagcagagggggCTGAGTCCGAAGGTGATCGAGACGTTCCCGACTTTGGTGTACTCGGAGGTGAAGGGGCTCAAGCTCGGGAAGGGCGCGCTGCAGTGCGCAGTGTGCCTTAGCGAGTTCGAGGACGACGACGCCCTCCGGTTGCTTCCCCGATGCAGCCACGCCTTCCACCCGGACTGCATCGACACCTGGCTCACCTCTCACGTCACTTGTCCCGTCTGCCGCTCCAACCTCGCCGAAGCAGCTGACGACGAACCCCCGCCCGTGGTCTTCCCGGCACTCGAGGCCCCCGTTCCGTCGCCCCAGGGGCGGGAGGAGGAGGCGCTGCCGACGCCGCCATCGCCGGCGGGTCAAGCGACGATAGTCGTTGACCAGTCGGCTGGGGAAGACAAAAAGGCGGAATTGGCCCAGATAGAGAGGTTGAGGCGGGAGGTGGGGTCGCGATCGTGGCGTCGGCCGCCGAAGCTACCCCGTTCACACTCGACCGGGCATTCGGTGGCTCTGCCCGGGGATTACGTGGACCGGTACACCCTTCGGCTTCCGGAGCACGTGCGGAAGGAGATCTTCGCTGCTCGGGAGCTCCACCGGTCGACGAGCTGGGACGCTCTCCCGACCGCCGACGAGGGGAGTTCCCGGCGAGGGTACCGCGGCACCGGCATCGGCGGCGGAGGTACAGGAGAAGGGAGCAGCTGCGGCGGGAGGAGCGTACGTCTGGGGAGGTCGGACCGGTGGCCGTCGTTCTTCATCCGGACCCTCTCGATGAAGGTTCCGGCGTGGGCGACGGCGAGGAGAGCGGACGGGGGCGATGAATCGGTGAAGAAGGGGGTAGGGGAATGCTCCTCGAGCGGCAAGTTCGCGGCCGTGAGGACGCCGTTCAACTGCCTCGGGGGccgcggcgacgacgacgagtcATCCGCTGCCGCACTCGCCGGCCGAGTCTGA
- the LOC135636616 gene encoding uncharacterized protein LOC135636616: MCTMASSGKAQDHNPKSFSNQRTSSLPAHSTKRSLCFVTTFITLLLLLLQIETLRSSFSSSSLSWALFPKALHGNEPPCHAMEELNLARSRLRELVTFLPLKDVRFSKQPMSGHTWFMSSINDTFEDDDTQHLYFPSETSNGRLLCLSARDVSDGARNSYALAWPEALPRNATLLAGLTFVSDTHYDYSNLWHGVSAMVPFVSWHQRKQCVVPDRWVLFHWGELRTRMGRWVQTLAEAAIGEVRIEDFKEYGGGPTCFEKAVVFRHNEGAMKKQRRRDVYDMMRCKARAYCGIAAEAADPKAIRMTLLLRLGPRSFKNESEVIRIFREECEKVGGCRIKVAWANNMTFCEQVKLMSETDVLVSPHGAQLTNLFLMDKNSSIMEFYPKGWKELAGVGQYVYHWMADWAGMQHKGSWRDPQGEKCQHIDNLQCFDFYKDKQIGHDEAHFAAWAAKVLTEAKEHKLGEASKTSSQPDLGSGRCPCS; the protein is encoded by the exons ATGTGCACCATGGCTTCCTCTGGCAAAGCCCAAGACCACAATCCCAAGTCCTTCTCCAATCAGAGAACCTCCTCCCTCCCTGCTCACTCCACCAAGCGCTCCCTATGCTTCGTCACCACCTTCatcaccctcctcctcctcctcctccagatcGAAACGCTCAGatcatccttctcctcctcttctctgtCGTGGGCTTTATTCCCGAAAGCACTGCACGGGAACGAGCCCCCGTGCCATGCAATGGAGGAGCTCAACCTCGCCCGCTCCAGACTCCGCGAGTTGGTCACCTTCCTCCCACTCAAGGATGTAAGGTTCTCCAAGCAGCCGATGTCAGGCCACACTTGGTTCATGAGCTCCATTAACGATACCTTCGAGGACGACGACACCCAGCACCTTTACTTCCCATCCGAGACGTCAAACGGGAGGCTGTTATGCCTCTCAGCCCGCGACGTCTCTGATGGAGCCAGGAACTCGTATGCTTTAGCTTGGCCGGAGGCGCTTCCACGCAATGCCACACTCCTTGCCGGCCTAACCTTCGTTTCTGATACCCACTACGATTACAGCAACCTGTGGCACGGGGTCTCAGCTATGGTGCCGTTCGTGTCATGGCACCAGAGGAAGCAATGCGTGGTTCCTGATCGCTGGGTGCTGTTCCACTGGGGCGAGCTCAGGACTCGAATGGGCAGATGGGTGCAGACCCTGGCGGAGGCTGCGATCGGGGAGGTTAGGATCGAGGACTTCAAAGAGTACGGCGGCGGACCAACCTGCTTCGAGAAGGCGGTGGTGTTCAGGCACAACGAAGGGGCGATGAAGAAGCAGAGGAGGCGCGATGTGTACGACATGATGAGGTGCAAGGCAAGAGCTTACTGTGGCATCGCCGCAGAGGCCGCAGATCCGAAGGCCATTCGCATGACGCTGCTTCTTCGACTGGGACCGAGATCGTTCAAGAACGAATCCGAGGTCATTCGGATCTTTCGGGAGGAGTGTGAGAAGGTGGGCGGGTGCAGAATTAAGGTTGCATGGGCCAACAACATGACGTTCTGTGAGCAG GTGAAGCTAATGAGCGAGACAGATGTGTTGGTCTCTCCCCACGGAGCTCAGCTGACAAATTTATTCCTCATGGACAAGAACAGCAGCATCATGGAGTTCTATCCCAAGGGCTGGAAGGAGCTCGCCGGCGTGGGGCAGTACGTCTACCATTGGATGGCCGACTGGGCCGGCATGCAGCATAAGGGCTCGTGGCGGGATCCTCAAGGCGAGAAGTGCCAGCACATCGATAACCTCCAGTGCTTCGACTTCTACAAAGACAAACAGATCGGGCACGACGAGGCACACTTCGCCGCCTGGGCTGCTAAAGTTCTCACCGAGGCGAAGGAACACAAGTTGGGGGAGGCATCCAAGACGAGCAGCCAGCCAGATCTTGGATCAGGTCGCTGTCCCTGTAGTTGA
- the LOC135636618 gene encoding GLABRA2 expression modulator-like — protein sequence MSEAPPSAAGDGDAGGASVATGAKSTMETVKNVFSMWGKKVGKTAKKAEDLSRNTWQHLKTGPSFVDAAMGRLAQGTKVIAEGGYKKIFQQTFDLFPEEQLKETYACYLSTSAGPIMGILYLSSAKLAFCSDNPLPHKNGDQTEWSYYKVIIPLHQLRAVNHSISRTNSAEKYIQIVSVDNHEFWFMGFLRYESAVAHVQEALQKNYKTQS from the exons ATGAGTGAGGCCCCGCCCTCCGCCGCTGGTGACGGCGACGCAGGCGGCGCCTCGGTGGCAACCGGCGCTAAAA GTACGATGGAGACGGTCAAGAACGTGTTTAGCATGTGGGGGAAGAAAGTTGGGAAGACGGCGAAGAAGGCTGAGGATTTGTCACGGAACACATGGCAACATT TGAAAACAGGGCCTAGTTTTGTTGATGCTGCTATGGGTAGACTTGCTCAAGGTACTAAAGTTATAGCAGAAGGTGGTTACAAGAAGATTTTTCAACAAACTTTCGATTTGTTTCCTGAAGAGCAACTTAAAGAAACTTACGCATGCTATCTGTCAACTTCGGCTGGTCCTATTATGGGAATTCTTTACCTCTCTTCTGCAAAGCTTGCCTTTTGTAGTGATAATCCTCTTCCTCATAAAAATGGAGATCAAACTGAATGGAGCTATTACAAG GTCATAATTCCCTTGCATCAGCTGAGAGCAGTTAATCATTCAATAAGCAGAACAAATTCTGCAGAAAAATACATCCAGATCGTCTCAGTTGACAACCATGAATTCTGGTTCATGGGATTTCTACGTTACGAAAGCGCTGTGGCACATGTACAGGAAGCTTTGCAAAAGAATTATAAGACGCAATCATAA